One segment of Alphaproteobacteria bacterium DNA contains the following:
- a CDS encoding terminase small subunit — MNRPNERHELFCREYVRRPVGSAAAIAAGYGADNAAAQACRLLARPEIQARIAALRDEVAVRQVADTNAVLARLQSIYELALEQNQLNTALRAVAMQLKVSEATPAWRKGARPAQSVATPDLDAMLAALEASLPPEVTASGEAPAAPAAPSPARPPAPDAARARETPPVPPPGLPINAHKSQPSDTFLAARNPLPFPPDTMTARVALSGGLPGG, encoded by the coding sequence ATGAACAGACCGAACGAGCGGCATGAATTGTTCTGCCGGGAATATGTCCGCCGGCCAGTGGGCAGCGCCGCCGCCATCGCGGCGGGGTACGGGGCGGACAACGCGGCGGCGCAGGCGTGCCGGCTGCTGGCGCGGCCGGAAATTCAGGCGCGGATCGCGGCGCTGCGCGACGAGGTCGCGGTCCGGCAGGTGGCGGATACCAATGCGGTGCTGGCCCGGCTGCAGTCGATCTACGAGTTGGCGCTGGAGCAGAACCAGCTGAATACCGCCCTGCGCGCCGTGGCGATGCAGCTGAAGGTATCCGAGGCGACCCCCGCGTGGCGGAAGGGGGCCCGTCCGGCGCAATCCGTCGCAACACCGGACCTCGACGCGATGCTGGCGGCGCTGGAGGCGAGCCTGCCGCCGGAGGTCACGGCGTCCGGCGAAGCCCCGGCCGCGCCCGCCGCGCCATCCCCGGCCCGTCCGCCCGCGCCGGATGCCGCCCGCGCGCGGGAAACGCCGCCGGTTCCGCCCCCCGGATTGCCGATAAATGCCCATAAAAGCCAACCATCCGATACTTTTCTTGCGGCGCGGAACCCGTTGCCGTTCCCGCCGGACACAATGACCGCGCGCGTCGCATTATCCGGTGG